In the Rhizophagus irregularis chromosome 8, complete sequence genome, one interval contains:
- a CDS encoding uncharacterized protein (SECRETED:cutsite_ISA-QC; SECRETED:prob_0.5153); SECRETED:SignalP(1-20), translating to MKINYIIFLIYKFLISYISAQCFYHPNNILASLENIECTWDSKVENEKISTRELSEEIFKIQLLNCDADNITCDNVLKEFKRAAKLIASIFIFNTQINISVSYYDLCTVYPENICKILGGAAYPTQFYLLQDDDGMKRLYPQSLVKQFQFPNTPKFNEFDISAEFNSKGGFWFKEDLNNIKPDEGDIFWTICHELIHGLGFYNGWMGYKNNPIAVIPLPIYVNPDGIVLKNNLFSFGSSFVEFMMDKYTILLSNGTQISQFTQKLNTFFDEYKSNAFSDEFVNSSQFKFAQDLLVLATTPKSLGLLPRNSKNYSIDSFILETSIPFEQGSSLIHVDYKTYINTNDFLMTYNIIDGISTENMILDNGNYSGGPIGPKLKQMMETFGYTTADNPNPYRPQPFKSPPSNVTSKPNINSGFRTEMIRNLNVLIIIVSLYLQIHRLLFNIRLT from the exons atgaaaattaattatataatatttttaatatacaaatttttaatttcatatatttcagCACAATGTTTTTATCatccaaataatattttagcatCATTAGAAAATATAGAATGTACATGGGATTCAAAagttgaaaatgaaaaaatatctaCTCGAGAATTATcagaagaaatatttaaaattcaattattaaattgtgaTGCTGATAATATAACATGCGATAAtgtattaaaagaatttaaaagagCGGCAAAACTTATTGCAtcaatattcatatttaatacacaaattaatataagcgttagttattatgatttatgtactgtatatcctgaaaatatatgcaaaattttagGAGGAGCAGCTTATCCaactcaattttatttattacaagatGATGATGGAATGAAAAGATTATATCCTCAATCATTAGTAAAACAATTTCAATTTCCAAATACaccaaaatttaatgaatttgatATAAGTGCAGAATTCAATTCAAAAGGAGGTTTTTGGTTTAaagaagatttaaataatataaaaccagATGAAGGAGATATTTTTTGGACAATTTGTCATGAATTAATACATGGTTTAGGATTTTATAATGGTTGGAtgggatataaaaataatccaaTAGCTGTTATACCATTACCAATTTATGTAAATCCTGATGGAATagttcttaaaaataatttattttcatttggtTCTTCATTTGTTGAATTTATGATGgataaatatactatattacTTTCAAATGGTACTCAAATATCACAATTTactcaaaaattaaatactttttttgatgaatataAATCAAATGCTTTTAGTGATGAATTTGTTAATTCTTCTCAATTTAAATTTGCTCAAGATTTATTGGTTCTTGCTACTACTCCAAAATCTCTTGGTTTATTAccaagaaattcaaaaaattattctattgattcttttatattagaaaCTTCTATACCTTTTGAACAAGGTTCAAGTTTAATTCATGTTgattataaaacttatataaatacgaatgattttttaatgacatataatattattgatggtATATCTACTGAAAATATGATATTGGATAATGGAAATTATTCTGGTGGTCCAATAGGTcctaaattaaaacaaatgatGGAAACATTtgg atataCTACAGCAGATAATCCAAATCCGTATAGACCTCAACCATTTAAATCACCACCTTCTAATGTAACATCGAAACCAAATATAAACTCGGGTTTTAGAACAGAAAtgataagaaatttaaatgttttaataataatcgtatccttatatttacaaattcatCGACTCCTCTTTAATATTCgattaacataa